In Phaeobacter piscinae, a genomic segment contains:
- a CDS encoding IS110 family transposase, with protein MTKSIGIDVSKETLDAHRTDDGAHAQFQNDSKGRRALLRWIGDKVSLVVFEATGAYHRGLELDLAGASVPFAKVNPKQARRFAQAIGKLAKTDRVDAAMLAKMGAVLDLSPQTPATPELHDMRELLAARRALIKNQTAARTRLATASVGSVQTILKRRLKQIVKDIDQIDDALRNLSGRDMTFARKVAILASIPGIGQLTAITLLIDMPEIGGMDNKQAASLAGLAPVSQSSGKWQGKERIQGGRAQLRKALYMPALVATRVNPDMTRKYNQLIEAGKEKKVALTAIMRKLLVMANALLRSNRMWTKARP; from the coding sequence ATGACGAAGAGCATTGGGATAGACGTCTCCAAAGAGACGCTGGATGCGCATAGGACGGACGACGGCGCTCATGCGCAGTTCCAGAATGACAGTAAGGGTCGCCGCGCACTCTTGCGGTGGATTGGAGACAAGGTATCGCTCGTCGTCTTTGAAGCAACTGGTGCTTATCATCGTGGATTGGAGCTAGATTTGGCCGGTGCATCAGTGCCATTTGCCAAAGTTAACCCCAAACAAGCGCGACGCTTTGCACAAGCAATCGGAAAGCTGGCCAAGACGGATCGCGTCGATGCCGCGATGCTCGCCAAAATGGGGGCTGTCCTCGATTTATCGCCGCAAACGCCAGCAACCCCGGAATTGCACGATATGCGGGAGTTACTCGCAGCAAGGCGGGCGCTCATCAAAAATCAAACCGCTGCACGAACTCGATTGGCGACAGCATCTGTAGGTTCTGTTCAAACGATCCTAAAGCGCCGATTGAAGCAGATCGTCAAAGACATCGATCAGATTGACGACGCCCTGCGCAACTTGTCTGGCCGGGATATGACATTCGCTCGGAAGGTCGCAATTCTTGCCAGTATACCGGGGATCGGTCAGCTGACGGCCATTACGCTTTTGATCGACATGCCTGAGATCGGGGGCATGGACAACAAGCAGGCCGCCAGCCTGGCTGGGCTTGCACCGGTCTCGCAGAGTTCCGGGAAATGGCAGGGAAAAGAAAGGATCCAGGGCGGTCGGGCACAACTGCGCAAAGCTCTGTACATGCCGGCCCTCGTTGCCACACGTGTGAACCCGGATATGACAAGAAAGTACAATCAGCTCATCGAAGCTGGAAAAGAGAAAAAGGTCGCGCTGACCGCCATCATGCGGAAGCTGCTGGTCATGGCAAACGCCTTGCTACGCAGCAATCGAATGTGGACCAAAGCTCGGCCTTGA